From the genome of Diorhabda sublineata isolate icDioSubl1.1 chromosome Y, icDioSubl1.1, whole genome shotgun sequence, one region includes:
- the LOC130451886 gene encoding uncharacterized protein LOC130451886: protein MTTMYGKHQRRNDNMPPMFDIYRKPMFDDSIRKAEYRTYAPFIKSFNCSDIVEFSINQVDSFFAMSETLLCIKGSLEIHGAGDVKLANNVGAFLFDSCTYNESAREMETVRDPGIVSAVRAMTCYNQEDSNHMAIAGWNYPKDPILNVSDKSFNLQIPLKHIFSIFNDYSMITCGRQTIQLVRARNDNDCLYITEKNVSGTLSTTTAKINITSVELKVKHIFPNDDIKLNLMKSIQKDQPIVIPFRKWELHELPSITKGARHEVWAVKTSTSVERPRFVIVFFQTDKRNLSTADPTLFDNADVQSIRLSLNGDYWPNERMQLDFAKTDYNEAYFNYTEFYPNYANSTQKRPLLDYSSFKKRALFVIDCSKREESIKASTVDVKLDIEANIGFPENTKVYCIIIHDCVMEYFPLTEIVKSLN, encoded by the coding sequence atgacaacaatgtaTGGAAAACATCAACGCCGAAACGACAACATGCCTCCAATGTTTGATATCTACCGTAAGCCGATGTTTGACGATTCAATTCGAAAGGCTGAATACAGAACCTATGCTCCATTTATAAAGTCATTCAATTGCAGTGACATTGTGGAGTTTAGCATTAATCAGGTTGATTCGTTTTTTGCAATGAGCGAAACTTTGTTGTGCATTAAAGGTTCGCTTGAAATACACGGAGCTGGTGACgtaaaattagcaaataatgtTGGAGCCTTTCTATTCGATTCATGTACGTATAATGAAAGTGCCAGGGAAATGGAAACAGTTCGGGATCCTGGAATAGTGAGTGCCGTACGTGCTATGACTTGTTATAACCAAGAAGATTCCAATCATATGGCTATAGCCGGCTGGAATTACCCGAAAGATCCTATTCTGAATGTTAGCGACAAGTCCTTCAACCTTCAAATACctctcaaacatattttcagcattttcaacgattattcaatgattacatGTGGGCGTCAAACAATACAACTAGTTCGGGCACGAAATGATAATGATTGCTTATATATTACTGAAAAGAATGTCTCTGGAACGCTCTCCACTACAACagctaaaataaacattacgAGCGTTGAGCTAAAAGTTAAACATATCTTTCCTAATGAcgacataaaattaaatctcatgAAATCCATTCAAAAAGATCAACCTATAGTTATTCCATTTAGGAAGTGGGAGTTACACGAATTACCCTCAATTACTAAAGGAGCAAGACATGAAGTTTGGGCTGTCAAGACATCCACTTCAGTTGAAAGACCtcgttttgttattgttttctttcaaaccgACAAACGTAACTTGAGTACAGCTGACccgactttatttgacaatgCCGACGTACAAAGTATAAGACTGTCACTTAATGGTGATTATTGGCCCAATGAAAGAATGCAATTGGATTTCGCTAAAACTGATTACAATGAAGCCTATTTTAACTATACTGAATTCTATCCCAACTACGCAAACTCCACACAGAAGCGCCCCCTGCtggattattcttctttcaagaAACGAGCATTGTTTGTTATCGATTGTTCAAAACGGGAGGAAAGCATTAAGGCATCCACAGTCGATGTGAAACTTGACATTGAAGCAAACATAGGTTTTCCCGAAAATACCAAAGTCTATTGCATCATAATTCACGATTGTGTAATGGAATACTTCCCCCTCACCGAAATTGTTAAAAGCTTGAACTAG